The DNA region ACACCGCTTGGCTGCTGATCAAATTGCGCGTGAAAAAGTTGGCCTAACACCAGTGAAGGCAATATTGGCTGAATATGAAGCACTTGATTCATTTCAAGCGTTTACTAAAAAGTTGGTGACCTTTGAACGTCAGGGTAAAACAAATGCAATGCCTTTTGGTGTGGCACCGGATTTTAAAAATGCACAAATGAATGTCTTATGGGCAGATGCTTTAAGTACGATTTTGCCAGATACAACGTATTATGCAGCGGATAACGAGAAAGGTCAGGAACTGTTATTAGCCTTTCGTGAAACAACGTTGCCTATTCTGAAGCGTTTTGGGTATTCTGAACAAGACAGTCAAAAGTTGTTGGATGATACGATTGCATATGACGCGAAAATTGCAAAATATGTGCTATCTAATGAAGAAGGATCTGAATACGCAAAATTGTATCATCCGTATGAATGGGCTGAATTTGTTAAATTCGCACCAGAATTACCACTAACTGATTTCATGACGGCGATGCTTGGCAAGATACCGGATCAAATCATTGTCCCAGAGGAACGTTTTTGGCAACATGCGACCGAATTTTATTCAGCAACTGTATGGCCACAGCTTAAAGCGTATTTGTTAGTCTCAATTGCATTAGATTACACAGGCCTTTTAACTGAGGACATGCGTGTCTTGGGCGGTGCTTATCATCGTATTGTTAGTGGAACACCCGAACCGGTATCGCGCAAAAAAGCGGCCTTCTATCTTGCAGCTGGCCCCTATAATCAGGCACTGGGTCTTTGGTATGCAGGTGAAAAATTTTCCGCTGCAGCCAAAGCTGACGTTGAGCAAAAAGTGGCAACCATGATTGATGTTTATAAGGATCGTCTTGGGACAGCAGACTGGTTAGCACCGGAAACGCGACAACAGGCAATTGTGAAACTGGATGCCATCGTACCGCATATCGGTTATCCTGATCGATTGCCAGCGCGTTTCTATGATAAGGTTATCGATTCGGATTTGACTTTATTTGATAATTTTCAAAAACTTAGTCAGCTGGGCATTGCTTATGCCTGGTCGAAATGGCATCAACCAGTAGATAAAACTGAATGGCACATGCCAGCCCATATGGTTAATGCGTACTATGATCCACAACAAAACCAAATTGTTTTCCCAGCTGCCATTTTACAAGCGCCTTTTTATGATCTTAATCAGTCGTCATCGGCTAATTATGGTGGCATTGGTGCCGTCATCGCGCATGAAATATCACATGCATTTGATACTAATGGTGCGGCTTTTGATGAACATGGTAGCCTCAATAATTGGTGGACCGATGCTGATTACCAAGCTTTTGAGGCACGGACAAAAGCGGTGGTTGAACAATTTGATGGGCAATTATCGTATGGTGCAAAGGTAAATGGAAAATTAACAGTGTCAGAAAATGTTGCTGATTTAGGGGGGCTTGCAGCTGCATTAACGGCCGCAAAGCGTGAGCCTGATTTTTCAGCTGAACAATTCTTTATCAATTGGGCTACAATCTGGCGGTTAAAGGCACGGCCTGAGTTTATGCAAATGATGGCCAGTGTTGATGTACATGCTCCAGCCAAACTCCGAGTTAATATTCAAGTTGCCAATTTTGATGACTTCTTTACAACTTTTAATATTCAATCTGGTGATCAAATGTGGCGTGACCCCAAACAACGCTTGATGATTTGGTAGATGACAAAGTAAGTTGTGTTAAATGATTAGGAGTGATTGCCTTAAAATTTAAAGTTTAACTAAAACCGTTTGCGACTTGCAAACGGTTTTTTGTAAGTGACTATATGATTTTTTGAGTTATCTGGGGTGGGAATGGTGTAATTGTTTTATATTTCACAAAGTAGGCATAATAACGAGAGTTGTTTAGCCGTGTATGTAACCGCTTACACTAAAAATCGATTCACAATGTAGAATTGGAATTGAGATATAATCGCTAAGAATGTTACCATTCAGGGAAAAAGTAAGCATGTAAAAATGATCATAAATTGTTGACAATTAGTTGTGAGGTGCTATACTTATCTTTGTTAATAAATGCACAAACTTAAATGACATCTTGAAGGAGAAGTTAACATGGTTGATACAATTGCACCTAAGAAAGTCAAAAAGGTTTTGACACCTGAAGAAAAAGCAGCGCGCGTTGCAGCTGCTGAGAAGATGACTGGTGATTTAGTTGAAAAGGCGCAAAAAGCGCTAGTTGAGTTTGCTACGTATTCACAAGAACAAGTTGATAAAATTGTTGCTGCGATGGCGCTTGCAGGTTCAGAAAACTCATTGTTATTAGCCCATGAGGCAGTTGAAGAAACTGGTCGTGGTGTTGTTGAAGACAAAGACACGAAGAACCGTTTTGCATCTGAATCAGTTTATAATGCCATTAAAAATGATAAAACAGTTGGGGTTATTAATGAAGATCGTGTCACAGGTAAAGTTGAATTGGCCGCACCGCTTGGTGTCTTGGCAGGAATTGTACCTACGACAAATCCAACATCAACAACGATTTTTAAATCAATGTTGACGGCTAAAACACGTAATGCGATTGTGTTCGCCTTCCATCCACAAGCACAAAAATCATCAGCACATGCGGCACAAATTGTTTATGATGCTGCGGTAGCTGCTGGTGCACCAAAGAATTTCATTCAATGGGTTGAAAAGCCTTCATTGGAAGGCACAACAGCTTTGATTCAAAATCGGGGGATTGCTTCAATCTTAGCAACTGGTGGGCCATCAATGGTTAATGCAGCGTTGAAGTCGGGTAACCCATCAATGGGTGTTGGTGCTGGAAACGGAGCCGTTTACGTTGATGCAACTGCTGATGTAAAGCGCGCGGTTGAAGATTTGTTGCTTTCAAAGCGTTTTGACAATGGTATGATTTGTGCGACTGAAAATTCAGTTGTCATTGCCGCTGAAGTTTACGATGAATTTATGAAACAGTTACAAGAACAAGGCGCATATTTGGTGCCAAAGAAAGATTATAAGAAGGTTGCTGATGCAGTCTTCGTACCAAATGCTGAAGGCTTTGGTGTACAAGGCCCTGTGGCTGGTATGTCAGGGCAATGGATTGCTGCAAAGGCTGATATTAAGATGCCAGCAGATAAAGATGTTTTACTTTTCGAATTAGATAAGAAAAACATTGGTGAAGCTTTGTCATCAGAAAAGTTGAGCCCATTGTTGTCAATTTATAAGGCCGCTTCACGTGAAGAAGGAATCGAGATTGTTCGCGCATTATTGAACTATCAAGGGGCTGGACACAATGCTGCTATTCAAATTGGTGCACAAGATGATCCATTTGTTAAAGAATATGCTGACGCCGTTGAAGCTTCACGTATTTTGGTAAATCAACCTGATTCAATCGGTGGGGTTGGTGATATCTATACAGACGCATTACGTCCATCATTAACACTTGGAACAGGATCATGGGGGAAGAATTCATTGTCACACAATCTTTCAACTTACGACTTATTGAACATCAAGACTGTTGCGCGCCGTCGCAATCGACCACAATGGGTTCGCTTGCCTAAGGACATTTACTATGAGGCAAATTCAATTACTTACTTGCAAGATTTGCCAGGTGTGAGCCGTGCATTTATCGTGGCTGACCCAGGTATGGTGCAATTTGGCTTTGTTGATAAGGTCCTTGACCAATTTAACTTGAGCGTAACACCAGTTAAAACGTCATTGTATGGTACAGTTCGACCTGACCCAACAATGGGGCAAGCAGTTGAAATTGCGCGCCAAATGGCTGATTTTAAGCCAGATACAGTTGTTTTGCTTGGTGGCGGTTCAGCTCTTGATGCTGGAAAGATTGCTCGTTTCTTGTACGAGTATTCAGCATCACATGAGGGTATCTTAAATGACGATGACGCATTGAAGAGCTTATTTGAAGAGTTACAACAGAAGTTTATGGATATCCGTAAGCGAATTGTGAAGTTTGAACACCAAAGTTTGACTCAAATGGTTGCCATTCCAACAACATCAGGAACTGGATCTGAAGTGACACCATTTGCGGTCATTACTGATGACGAAACACATGTTAAATATCCATTGGCAGATTACGAATTGACACCACAAGTTGCTATTGTGGATCCTGAGTTCGTTATGACTGTGCCAAAGCGGACAGTCGCCTTCTCTGGAATGGACGCTTTGTCACATGCCTTGGAGTCATATGTTTCAGTCATGTCATCTGAATTTACACGGCCATGGGCACTGCAAGCTATCCGTTTGATTTTTGAAAATCTTGAAAATTCATATAAATATGATCCTAAGCACCCAACTAAGGAAGGGCATGATGCACGGACAAAGATGCACTATGCATCAACTTTGGCTGGACAATCATTTGCGAATGCCTTCTTAGGAATTAATCACTCATTAGCCCACAAGACAGGTGGTGAATTTGGTTTGCCACACGGTTTGGCAATTTCAATTGCGATGCCACATGTCATCCGGTTTAATGCTGTGACAGGAAATGTTAAGCGGACACCATTCCCACGTTATGAGACCTACACAGCTCAAAAAGACTATGCAGACATTGCTCGTTTCTTGGGCTTGACTGGTAAAGATGACGCAGCATTGGTTGATGCTTTGATTAAGAAGATTGAAAACCTTGCTGCTGCATTGGAAATCGATTTGACTTTGTCAGGTAATGGGGTTGCGAAGAAGGATTTGGACAGTTCAATTGATAAGTTGATGGACTTGGTTTACAACGATCAATGTACACCAGGAAATCCCCGTCAACCAAAGCTAGAAGAGATTCGTGAATTGTTGTTAGCACAATACTAGACAGTATTAGGGGAGCAGATTGTTCTAACGATTGTCGTTGAATTGAAGAATTATTAAGGTGCCGAGTAATTGGCACCTTTTTTAATACAATGAGATCAAATATGCAAAACACAACTTAGAATGTATAATTAACATATAAAAATATTAACGAAATGAGAGTTTTGCATGACACCAGCACGTGATTTTGAAACGTATTTTAACGATCCGGCGTTGACTGGGAATCAACGTGAGATGATGCAATTTGTTCGACAAACTGTGCATATCCTTTATCCTGAAGTGCAAGAACGAGTTGCATATGCCATGCCCGGTTTTTTTCCTGTTGGGCATACAAAAGCAACAGAGACATTGATGCTCATCATGGCAAATAAGAAATGGCTAGGCATCTATGCTTTACCAAAGTTCAATCAAGCTTATGAACAACGGTTAGTTGAACTAGGATTGCACTTTGGCAAAGGCTCAATTCAAGTGCCGTATGATTTTCCAATTGATCAGCTGCAAAGCCTCTTGAAACAAATTATCGAGCTGAATTTGAAGCGAAATGTTGAATGACGGCCGAAATCTTAAATGGATTTAATAACTGACCAGCGTTTTTAACATAAACTGGGGTTCAATAAGGTACAATGGATTTAAGCGTGAATATGAAAAGGTAAAAAATTATCGGAGAAATGACATGACAAAAAATATCGTCATTGTTGGTGCTGGCTTTGCCGGTGTCATGACCGCGCGAAAATTAGCGCGTCAACTATCAAATAAAAAAGAATATCAAATTGTATTAATCGACGAACATCCATTTTTCACTTATCGGACAAGTCTGCACGAGGTTGCAACTAAACGGATTGAACCAAGTGATGTTCAATTTGACTTGCGTCAATTATTTATTCATCAAAAAAATGTCAAGATTGTGACCGCCAATGTCACAGCAATTGATAAAACAACAAAAATTGCTGAAACATCAACTGGTAGTGTGCCTTTTGAGAAACTTGTCATCGCTACTGGCGGACAAGCTGATGCAGATACACCTGGGGCAAGTGAGTTTGGCTATACTTTGTGGACATTAAATGATGCCGTTCGTTTACGAAGCCATATTGAAGAAACAGTTCGGCAAGCGGCGATCGAATTGGATCCAGTGGTCAAAAAAACGATGTTAAATATGGTTATCGTCGGGGCTGGTTTCACAGGGGTGCAATTAGCTGGTGATTTACTTGATGAACGCAAGGAATTAGCAGCTGCTAATAATTTATCTGAACATGACATTAAAGTAACTCTCATTGAAGCTGAATCAGATATTCTGCGTCAATTAGGACAGGTGAATCTTGCCAATAAGGCTGAGGCGTACTTGGCTAAGCAAGGCGCTAATGTTTTAAAGAACACACGTGTTGTTCAAGTCAAAGCACATGAAATTATCCTCTCAGATGGAACGATAATGCCAACTGAAACGTTAATGTGGGCAGCTGGTGTTAAGGCCAAAGATACGTTAGATTATTATGGTTTAGAAACGAATGAGCAAGGCCGTTTCTTTGTGGACGACTATTCCCGAATTGTAGGACAGGAAAATATATATGCCGTAGGTGATGTCGCAACATATCAAGAATTAGCACGGACTAATCCGGATGACCCAACCACTGGATGGACCATTCAGAATGTGGACGGGGCAGTTTCAGGGGCTGATACGGCCGTTGCCAATCTCGTTTTTGATTTAACGGGTAAGGGTACTAAAAAGCGCTTTAAAGGGCGTTACAATGGGTTTGTTGTGACAGTTGGTGCGCATTATGGCGTTGCTTTTGTACGGCGGCATATTAGTTTGTCAGGTTTCTTAGCTAGTGAGTATAAACACTGGAGTAATATTGGCTTTTTGCTAACTTTGGGGTCATTTTACCAAGTCTTTCAATATCTCCTACGAGAGTTTTTCCGAACGCCACATCAACGCACATCAACGCAAGGTAATTCTTCCAATATGGGGAACACGTTATGGACGGTGCCGCTGCGTTTGATTACTGGTATTTATCTGATGATTACTGGTGCCGCAATTGGTGGTGGCTTTGGTATGCTTTTTGCTGGGGTTGGTGTCGCACTTTTCTTGGGATTTTTCACGAGTATCGCTGGCTTTTTGACGATGCTGCTGTCATTTGTCATGATGGGGATGTCCTTTTCAATTTCAGCCCTCTTGTTGCCCTTTGTTGGTATTGCTCTCATGAATGGGGTTGGTCGTTCATTTGGATTAGACCACTGGGTTATGCCATGGGTGATGAAAACAATTGGCACTTACTTGAATGGTGAAAGTAAATCAAGTTACAACGATTTAAATGAATAAAATAAAAAACAGCCGTGGGCTGATAGTAAGCAAGTTTAGACAGCAAGAAGTGGTCTAAAAGGGTTGCCATCAGTGGCTGTTTTTTAGTAAAAAAGTCATTTTTTGTTCGGATGTTGGGCCGCATAGAAAGCCATGATAATACCGTGGGCAACGGATACATTGAGTGATCGCACACTGCCAGCTTGTGGAATATAAATCATGGCATCAGCAGCACGAATCAGGTCATCGGCCAGCCCAATCTTTTCTTCACCGAAAATAAAAGCTGACTTGGCGGGGAATTGGGTTTCAAAAAGGTTGGTTGGGTGATAGCTTTCAATATTATCAACCGCATAAATGGTATAACCTTCTTGGTGTAATTGATCAAAGACGGCTGCATAGTCTGTCACACGATGATGTTCAACGTGTTCATAATTATAAGTGCCAACTGATCCGCGTCGGTCCCATTTTTTTGCACCTTCTGTGCGATCGGGGAATGACGCATTAACAGGATTTAAAAAGATTAATTTACGCGTCGCAAAAGCATTGCTATTGCGAACGGCAGTGGCCTTGTTAAAATCATGAGTGAGGTTTTGCATGATTGAAACCACGTCGCTTCTTTTGGTATCTAAATCCGCACGAATTGCCTCGTCAGACATATTTTTATAATAATCAGTGACGTTGCGATAGTCATTGGAATGCGATAAATCAATTTCAGTCATGAGAATGCCTCTTTTTTACATTTTTTCAAATAGTGAGCGGTTGTCAACCGGTTGTATCTTATGCTGCACTTTGGTTGGCAACCAGCTATTGTATACTAATTGTAACAAGAAGCAACGGATATTTGGTAAAATAAAAACAGTATTTTAAAAGAGAAAACTTGAATCATTAATATTAACAAGTGAGAGAAGTGACAAAATGGCAACAATGATTGAATTGAAAAATGTGTCATACACCTATCCTGAAGCAGAAACACCAGCATTACAGGATTTATCATTAACAATAGATGCTGGCGAGTGGGTTGCTGTCATTGGACATAATGGTTCGGGTAAGTCGACATTAGCCAAATTATTAAATTACTTACTACAGCCTAGTGCTGGTGAAATTAGAATCAATGGTATTTTGGCGGAACCTGTAAACGTCTGGACGATTCGTGATTTAGTTGGCATGGTTTTTCAAAATCCCGATAATCAGTTTGTTGGTGCTACGGTGGCCGATGACGTGGCATTTGGACTTGAAAATCGAGGCATCGCTCGAGATGTGATGCAACAAAAAGTTGAACAGGCATTGCGACGCGTGCATATGTGGAAGTTTGCAGCGCGTGAGCCAGCACGTCTGTCAGGCGGACAAAAACAACGGGTTGCGATTGCGAGTGCTTTGGTATTGGCACCGCAAGTTTTGATTTTAGATGAAGCAACGTCGATGCTCGATCCAAAAGGTCGGCGGGAAATGGTGCAATTAGTTCGAGAATTGAAACAAGAATTAGGCTCGGCATTGACGGTTATTTCAATTACGCATGATATTGAAGAAGCAGCGAGTGCTAATCGGGTGATTGTTATTAATGACGGGTCATTGATTGAAACCGGTGTACCGTCCGTAGTCTTTTCCGATGCCAAACGATTGCAGTCATTTGGATTAGATGTGCCGTTTGCTGAGCAATTAAAAGCAAAGTTGGCCGCAAAGGGTGTTGATGTACCTGATGATTACCAAACGACAGAAGGGATGGTAAATTGGATATGGCAATCAATTTCACCAAAGTAGGCTTTACATATCAAGTAGATACGCCGTTTGCAACGCCGGGGTTATATGATGTGAATTTCACAATGCCAGAAAATCAATTCACCGCTGTTATTGGACATACTGGTTCAGGAAAATCAACAATGGTACAACTATTGGATGGTCTTGTTTTACCAAATCAAGGTCAGATTAAAATTGCCGAAATGACTTTGGATGCGAATACTAAAGCGTCAGCGACTAATCAGATTCGACGGCATGTGGGATTAGTTTTTCAATTTCCCGAAGCACAATTATTTGAACAGACCGTATTACAAGATGTGATGTTTGGGCCAAAGAATTTTGGAAAAACTGATGTGCAGGCTAAAGCTATTGCGATAGATGCGTTACGTACGGTTGGCATGGCCGAGAAATTTGATCAGCGCTCGCCATTTGAATTATCCGGTGGACAAATGCGCCGAGTTGCAATTGCTGGTGTGCTTGCGCTCGAACCAGAAATATTGATTCTAGATGAACCAACGGCTGGTTTAGATCCACAAGGGCAAAATGAATTGATGGCTTTGTTTGCACGTTTGCAAAGGGAACGACAAATGACGCTGATTTTAGTTACTCATCAAATGGAGTTTGTGGCGCAATACGCTGACCACGTGGTTGTTTTTGAAAATGGCACTGTGGTTAAAGAAGGTGACGCTAAATTGATTTTTTCTGATGCTGAATGGTTACAAAATAAGCAATTAGATGTACCGATGGCAAAAAAATTTGCTGATGCATTAGCTGGTAAAGGGGTGCTCTTAGATAACGTTTTGAATATTGATGCGTTGGTAGCGCAACTTGTACCACGTTTAAAGGAGGCACAACATGTTCAATAAAATCATTATTGGACGTTTCATGCCCGGTAATTCTTGGATTCATCGACTAGATGCACGTACCAAATTAATCATAAGTATTTTGTTTATTTTTGTGATTTTTTTGGCAACATCGGTTCCCGCTTATTTATTGGCCGGCTTGTTGACTCTTGTAGTCATCATGATGACAGGGTTGGGATTTAAAACATTTCTGCGCGGTATTCGGCCACTTTTATTTCTGATGTTGCTAACGACATTTCTGCAGATTTTTTTCGTGACCACGGGGACTGTACTGTGGCAATTTGGTTGGATTAAAGTAACGACTGACGGCCTGATTAATGGGGCGGCAATTTTTGTCCGTTTTATGTTAATCATTATTTTTTCTACTGTGTTGACGTTGACGACGCAACCGCTAGAAATCGCTGATGCCATGGAGGCTTTGATGAAGCCGTTGAAACGAATTGGCGTACCAGTCGCTGAACTAGCCTTGATGATTTCAATTGCTTTACGGTTTGTGCCAACGTTACTAGATGAGGCTGAAACGATTATGAATGCACAGCGTGCTCGTGGCGTTCTTTTTAATGAAGGACATCTAATTCATCGCATTAAAGCTTTTGTGCCACTATTGATTCCGCTTTTTATTAATGCGATAAAACGGGCCATTGAGTTAGGTGATGCAATGGAAGCACGAGGGTATCGTGGTGATACTGAGCGTACGAAGTATCGTGTGCTCACTTGGCAACGGCAGGATACAATCGCGATGGCTGGCTTTTTATTGTTTGTCGTGATATTGATTGGAATGAAATTTATTTTTGGCTGAAAATTTAGTTTGTAAAGTGAGTGGGTTGAAGGAGTGGGTGAGATGCCAAGATATCGTGCAATAATTGCATATGACGGAACAGACTTTTATGGCTGGCAGGTTCAGCCAGGAAAGCGAACGGTTCAAGGAGAATTAGAAAAAGCAGTTAATCAAATGGCTAAGAATCCTGAGATACCGATTCGTGTGCAGGGCTCAGGTCGTACTGATGCGGGGGTGCATGCGCTTGGACAAGTCGTACATTTTGATTTACCTTATCAGATTCCCGCTAATGGTGTACGCAAAGGGTTGGCAACTATGCTACCTTTTGATATTGGTATTGAACAGGTTGATATTGTGGCAGATGATTTTCATGCGCAATATAGCGCGCATACGAAAACATATCGTTATCAATTATCAAATCGTGAATTCCGAGCGCCATTTCGTCGGAATTATACTGGTTATTGGCCAAGACGCTTAGACTATGACAAAATGGCCCAAGCGATACCTGATTACTTAGGTGAACATGATTGGATTAGTTTTGCTGCATCTGGTTTTCAAGCGAAAACGACGGTTCGAACGGTAACTGACGTTAAAATCAGTCAGGAACCAGCAACCCAAGAAATAACATTCGAATTTACAGGCACCGGTTTTTTGTATAATCAGATTCGAATTATGGTGGGTGTCTTATTGGAAATTGGTATGGGCACTCGGCCGGTTGACGATATTCCACGACTACTTGCAGCTAAGGATCGACAACAAGCACGTTTAACAGCACCGGCAAGTGGTTTGTATTTAAAGTCGGTTGATTATTAAAGAACCACGTTAGAAAATTTATTGGTGGTTGAATGATTGTTGCCACGAATTGTCGTGCGTGCTATACTATATATTGTCGAAAGACAAGGCAAGTGTGCACTTCGAACCGTGTCAGGGTCGGAAGGCAGCAGCACTAAGAAGATCGTATGCTGTGCCTGATTATAGAACTTAAAAAGCGTCAGTTATTCTATCGAGTAGCTGACGTTTATTTTATTTTTATTTAAAGTTGGTTTAACGATCAAATGGTCGAGACAGTTGTCCAAATTTTGTCATGATTAAAATCAAATACCTAATTGAATTAGTGCGTTTTTTAATGTTTTTTTGGTAAGATATAAATAAGCGTTTAAAACGATTAGCGCCATCTCACATCAGATTGAGATGGTCATCTCAATTAACGTTTTCAATGAAAAAAATTCAGTTAATGAGAGAAAAAATAACAATTGAAAGGGGTGCAATATGGCATATCAAGCGCTTTATCGGACATGGCGACCACAAACATTTGGAGATATGGTTGGCCAAGAAGTTGTTACCCGTACCTTACGGAATGCTCTCGTTACAAATCAAATGTCACATGCCTATTTATTTACTGGACCACGGGGAACAGGTAAAACGTCTGCAGCAAAAATTTTTGCTAAAGCGGTGAATTGTTTACATCCCATTGATGGTGAACCAGATGGTACCTGTGAAATTTGCCAAGCTGCCGATAATGGGACGCTTGGTGATATCATCGAACTGGACGCAGCCTCGAATAATGGGGTTGATGAAATTCGTGAGATTCGAGAAGACGTTAACTATGCGCCGACGATGGGGCAGTTTAAGGTATACATTATTG from Weissella diestrammenae includes:
- a CDS encoding M13-type metalloendopeptidase, with amino-acid sequence METTVQDDFFEAVNGEWEAQAVIPDDKPRTGGFTDLSDEIEKLMLATTDQWLEGTDVPNDSVLQNFVKLHRLAADQIAREKVGLTPVKAILAEYEALDSFQAFTKKLVTFERQGKTNAMPFGVAPDFKNAQMNVLWADALSTILPDTTYYAADNEKGQELLLAFRETTLPILKRFGYSEQDSQKLLDDTIAYDAKIAKYVLSNEEGSEYAKLYHPYEWAEFVKFAPELPLTDFMTAMLGKIPDQIIVPEERFWQHATEFYSATVWPQLKAYLLVSIALDYTGLLTEDMRVLGGAYHRIVSGTPEPVSRKKAAFYLAAGPYNQALGLWYAGEKFSAAAKADVEQKVATMIDVYKDRLGTADWLAPETRQQAIVKLDAIVPHIGYPDRLPARFYDKVIDSDLTLFDNFQKLSQLGIAYAWSKWHQPVDKTEWHMPAHMVNAYYDPQQNQIVFPAAILQAPFYDLNQSSSANYGGIGAVIAHEISHAFDTNGAAFDEHGSLNNWWTDADYQAFEARTKAVVEQFDGQLSYGAKVNGKLTVSENVADLGGLAAALTAAKREPDFSAEQFFINWATIWRLKARPEFMQMMASVDVHAPAKLRVNIQVANFDDFFTTFNIQSGDQMWRDPKQRLMIW
- the adhE gene encoding bifunctional acetaldehyde-CoA/alcohol dehydrogenase — encoded protein: MVDTIAPKKVKKVLTPEEKAARVAAAEKMTGDLVEKAQKALVEFATYSQEQVDKIVAAMALAGSENSLLLAHEAVEETGRGVVEDKDTKNRFASESVYNAIKNDKTVGVINEDRVTGKVELAAPLGVLAGIVPTTNPTSTTIFKSMLTAKTRNAIVFAFHPQAQKSSAHAAQIVYDAAVAAGAPKNFIQWVEKPSLEGTTALIQNRGIASILATGGPSMVNAALKSGNPSMGVGAGNGAVYVDATADVKRAVEDLLLSKRFDNGMICATENSVVIAAEVYDEFMKQLQEQGAYLVPKKDYKKVADAVFVPNAEGFGVQGPVAGMSGQWIAAKADIKMPADKDVLLFELDKKNIGEALSSEKLSPLLSIYKAASREEGIEIVRALLNYQGAGHNAAIQIGAQDDPFVKEYADAVEASRILVNQPDSIGGVGDIYTDALRPSLTLGTGSWGKNSLSHNLSTYDLLNIKTVARRRNRPQWVRLPKDIYYEANSITYLQDLPGVSRAFIVADPGMVQFGFVDKVLDQFNLSVTPVKTSLYGTVRPDPTMGQAVEIARQMADFKPDTVVLLGGGSALDAGKIARFLYEYSASHEGILNDDDALKSLFEELQQKFMDIRKRIVKFEHQSLTQMVAIPTTSGTGSEVTPFAVITDDETHVKYPLADYELTPQVAIVDPEFVMTVPKRTVAFSGMDALSHALESYVSVMSSEFTRPWALQAIRLIFENLENSYKYDPKHPTKEGHDARTKMHYASTLAGQSFANAFLGINHSLAHKTGGEFGLPHGLAISIAMPHVIRFNAVTGNVKRTPFPRYETYTAQKDYADIARFLGLTGKDDAALVDALIKKIENLAAALEIDLTLSGNGVAKKDLDSSIDKLMDLVYNDQCTPGNPRQPKLEEIRELLLAQY
- a CDS encoding DUF1801 domain-containing protein produces the protein MTPARDFETYFNDPALTGNQREMMQFVRQTVHILYPEVQERVAYAMPGFFPVGHTKATETLMLIMANKKWLGIYALPKFNQAYEQRLVELGLHFGKGSIQVPYDFPIDQLQSLLKQIIELNLKRNVE
- a CDS encoding NAD(P)/FAD-dependent oxidoreductase; this translates as MTKNIVIVGAGFAGVMTARKLARQLSNKKEYQIVLIDEHPFFTYRTSLHEVATKRIEPSDVQFDLRQLFIHQKNVKIVTANVTAIDKTTKIAETSTGSVPFEKLVIATGGQADADTPGASEFGYTLWTLNDAVRLRSHIEETVRQAAIELDPVVKKTMLNMVIVGAGFTGVQLAGDLLDERKELAAANNLSEHDIKVTLIEAESDILRQLGQVNLANKAEAYLAKQGANVLKNTRVVQVKAHEIILSDGTIMPTETLMWAAGVKAKDTLDYYGLETNEQGRFFVDDYSRIVGQENIYAVGDVATYQELARTNPDDPTTGWTIQNVDGAVSGADTAVANLVFDLTGKGTKKRFKGRYNGFVVTVGAHYGVAFVRRHISLSGFLASEYKHWSNIGFLLTLGSFYQVFQYLLREFFRTPHQRTSTQGNSSNMGNTLWTVPLRLITGIYLMITGAAIGGGFGMLFAGVGVALFLGFFTSIAGFLTMLLSFVMMGMSFSISALLLPFVGIALMNGVGRSFGLDHWVMPWVMKTIGTYLNGESKSSYNDLNE
- a CDS encoding TrmH family RNA methyltransferase, which produces MTEIDLSHSNDYRNVTDYYKNMSDEAIRADLDTKRSDVVSIMQNLTHDFNKATAVRNSNAFATRKLIFLNPVNASFPDRTEGAKKWDRRGSVGTYNYEHVEHHRVTDYAAVFDQLHQEGYTIYAVDNIESYHPTNLFETQFPAKSAFIFGEEKIGLADDLIRAADAMIYIPQAGSVRSLNVSVAHGIIMAFYAAQHPNKK
- a CDS encoding energy-coupling factor ABC transporter ATP-binding protein; translation: MATMIELKNVSYTYPEAETPALQDLSLTIDAGEWVAVIGHNGSGKSTLAKLLNYLLQPSAGEIRINGILAEPVNVWTIRDLVGMVFQNPDNQFVGATVADDVAFGLENRGIARDVMQQKVEQALRRVHMWKFAAREPARLSGGQKQRVAIASALVLAPQVLILDEATSMLDPKGRREMVQLVRELKQELGSALTVISITHDIEEAASANRVIVINDGSLIETGVPSVVFSDAKRLQSFGLDVPFAEQLKAKLAAKGVDVPDDYQTTEGMVNWIWQSISPK
- a CDS encoding energy-coupling factor transporter ATPase, which produces MAINFTKVGFTYQVDTPFATPGLYDVNFTMPENQFTAVIGHTGSGKSTMVQLLDGLVLPNQGQIKIAEMTLDANTKASATNQIRRHVGLVFQFPEAQLFEQTVLQDVMFGPKNFGKTDVQAKAIAIDALRTVGMAEKFDQRSPFELSGGQMRRVAIAGVLALEPEILILDEPTAGLDPQGQNELMALFARLQRERQMTLILVTHQMEFVAQYADHVVVFENGTVVKEGDAKLIFSDAEWLQNKQLDVPMAKKFADALAGKGVLLDNVLNIDALVAQLVPRLKEAQHVQ
- a CDS encoding energy-coupling factor transporter transmembrane component T family protein, whose amino-acid sequence is MFNKIIIGRFMPGNSWIHRLDARTKLIISILFIFVIFLATSVPAYLLAGLLTLVVIMMTGLGFKTFLRGIRPLLFLMLLTTFLQIFFVTTGTVLWQFGWIKVTTDGLINGAAIFVRFMLIIIFSTVLTLTTQPLEIADAMEALMKPLKRIGVPVAELALMISIALRFVPTLLDEAETIMNAQRARGVLFNEGHLIHRIKAFVPLLIPLFINAIKRAIELGDAMEARGYRGDTERTKYRVLTWQRQDTIAMAGFLLFVVILIGMKFIFG